One stretch of Lacimicrobium alkaliphilum DNA includes these proteins:
- a CDS encoding LacI family DNA-binding transcriptional regulator, whose translation MSKLGIKDIAALSGVSPATVSRTLRNPELVNKDTRKKVMKAVKESGYRPNRFGSSLRTRESGNIVVVMPDITNQVNAGIIRAIESEAHKSGYSVLLGDTQGLAERERHYADMISSGQADGILLFTSRLPFDIDPKLPLLKQLPPLVNGNESIPVDGLCKVMINNAEGAKAAVQYLLSLGHRRIAAVLGAEDAPSNQERLQGFRQAMEDVGLQVDPQLMVAGDYSTDSGMAAMEKLLKLRQRPTAVFCFNDDMAIGAMNVLHHYGFSIPEDMSVMGFDDIRYAGLMRPALTTIHQPLEDIGRAAMQLLLQQLKGQQPQNKYVELPFQLVIRQSTGPAP comes from the coding sequence GTGAGCAAACTGGGGATTAAGGATATTGCTGCGCTGTCTGGGGTTTCACCGGCGACGGTCTCGCGTACCCTGCGTAATCCTGAGCTGGTCAATAAAGACACCCGCAAGAAAGTTATGAAAGCGGTCAAGGAGTCGGGATATCGTCCCAACCGTTTTGGCTCCAGTTTACGTACCCGCGAAAGTGGCAATATTGTGGTGGTGATGCCGGATATTACTAACCAGGTTAATGCCGGTATTATTCGCGCGATTGAAAGTGAGGCGCACAAATCCGGCTATTCGGTATTGCTGGGTGATACCCAGGGCCTGGCAGAGCGGGAACGCCATTACGCCGATATGATCAGCTCCGGCCAGGCCGATGGCATCCTGTTATTTACCTCCCGTCTGCCCTTTGATATTGATCCTAAGCTGCCCCTGCTCAAGCAACTTCCGCCATTGGTGAATGGTAACGAAAGCATTCCGGTGGATGGGCTGTGCAAGGTCATGATCAATAACGCTGAGGGGGCTAAGGCGGCGGTGCAGTATCTGCTCAGTCTTGGTCATCGCCGTATTGCGGCGGTGTTGGGGGCAGAAGATGCGCCGAGTAACCAGGAGCGGCTGCAGGGCTTCCGTCAGGCCATGGAAGATGTAGGTTTGCAGGTGGATCCACAGCTGATGGTTGCCGGTGACTACAGTACTGACTCGGGAATGGCCGCGATGGAAAAGTTGCTGAAGTTGCGACAGAGACCTACGGCGGTATTTTGTTTTAATGATGACATGGCCATCGGCGCGATGAATGTATTACATCATTATGGATTTTCCATTCCGGAGGATATGTCGGTGATGGGGTTCGATGATATTCGCTATGCCGGTCTGATGCGCCCGGCCCTGACCACTATTCATCAGCCGCTGGAGGATATCGGCCGTGCCGCCATGCAACTGTTACTGCAGCAGTTAAAAGGTCAGCAGCCACAGAACAAATACGTTGAATTGCCCTTTCAACTGGTGATCAGGCAGAGCACCGGTCCGGCACCCTGA
- the xylB gene encoding xylulokinase, with protein sequence MYLGIDLGTSGIKVILLGDKGKVIDSASADLSVSRPLALWSEQDPQHWWQGLERCMEQLSQRRSLATVKAIGLAGQMHGATLLDAKHQIIRPAILWNDGRSFAQCQQLEQQVSSLQQITGNLAMPGFTAPKLLWLQQQEPEQFARIAKVLLPKDYLRFCLSGDFASDMSDSAGTLWLDMAARDWSDTMLSACGLSRDHMPELFEGNQVTGTLLPELARKWGMQTVPLVAGGGDNAAGAVGAGIVKPGQAMLSLGTSGVYFAVSDGFRANPQSAVHSFCHALPDTWHLMSVTLSAASCLQWYADSVVRTPVATLLEELNTRDVDATNGPLFLPYLSGERTPHNRPDARGVLFGLNHDSDRVALTYSVLEGVSFALAEGADALHASGLIPDDISLIGGGARSPYWRQLLADILNRPLSFREGGEVGPALGAARLAQLATEPGATLTDVCPSPALISEHQPNAERHDRLAERYKRFKSLYKAVASQF encoded by the coding sequence ATGTATCTTGGTATAGATTTGGGCACCTCCGGCATCAAAGTTATCCTGCTTGGCGACAAGGGTAAGGTCATCGACAGCGCCAGTGCCGATCTGAGTGTTTCGCGCCCGCTGGCCTTGTGGTCAGAACAGGATCCGCAACATTGGTGGCAGGGTCTTGAGCGCTGTATGGAACAACTCAGCCAGCGCCGCTCACTGGCAACGGTAAAAGCTATCGGCCTGGCCGGGCAGATGCACGGCGCAACCCTGCTGGATGCTAAACATCAGATAATACGCCCGGCCATTTTGTGGAATGATGGCCGTTCCTTCGCCCAGTGCCAGCAGCTTGAACAGCAGGTCAGTTCACTGCAGCAGATCACCGGTAATCTCGCCATGCCTGGCTTTACCGCCCCGAAACTGCTGTGGTTGCAACAGCAAGAGCCTGAGCAATTTGCCAGAATCGCCAAAGTATTACTGCCCAAAGACTATCTGCGCTTTTGCCTCAGTGGCGACTTCGCCTCAGATATGTCCGATTCCGCCGGCACCCTGTGGCTGGATATGGCAGCACGGGACTGGAGTGACACCATGCTTAGCGCCTGTGGCCTGAGTCGTGATCACATGCCTGAGCTGTTTGAGGGGAATCAGGTTACCGGCACCCTGTTGCCGGAACTGGCACGCAAATGGGGTATGCAGACTGTGCCTCTGGTTGCCGGTGGTGGCGACAATGCCGCCGGGGCGGTGGGAGCTGGGATCGTGAAACCAGGTCAGGCGATGTTGTCTCTGGGTACATCGGGTGTTTATTTCGCTGTCAGTGATGGCTTCCGGGCCAATCCGCAATCAGCGGTACACAGTTTTTGCCATGCCTTACCTGACACCTGGCATCTGATGTCGGTGACACTCAGCGCCGCAAGCTGTCTGCAGTGGTATGCCGATTCAGTGGTCAGAACACCTGTTGCCACTCTGCTTGAGGAACTCAATACCCGCGACGTTGATGCCACCAATGGGCCGCTGTTTTTACCCTATCTGAGCGGCGAGCGCACCCCACATAACAGACCGGACGCCAGGGGCGTTTTGTTTGGTCTGAACCATGATTCGGATCGTGTCGCCCTGACCTATTCGGTGCTTGAAGGGGTCAGTTTCGCCCTCGCAGAGGGAGCCGACGCGCTGCACGCCTCAGGCCTGATACCTGATGATATCAGTCTGATCGGCGGGGGTGCCCGCAGCCCATATTGGCGTCAGCTGCTGGCAGATATTTTAAACCGGCCACTGAGTTTCCGTGAAGGCGGTGAGGTAGGCCCGGCACTGGGGGCCGCACGGCTGGCACAGTTAGCGACCGAGCCTGGCGCGACGCTGACAGATGTGTGCCCGTCCCCGGCTTTGATTAGTGAACATCAACCGAATGCCGAACGGCATGACCGGCTGGCAGAGCGCTACAAGCGCTTTAAATCCCTTTACAAGGCAGTGGCCTCACAATTCTGA
- the xylA gene encoding xylose isomerase, translated as MAQYFDQVDNIAYEGADSTNPLAFKYYNADEKILGKSMAEHLRMAACYWHNFCWNGQDVFGAGTFNRPWLTAGDPMQQARHKADVAFEFYNKLTIPYYCFHDVDVAPEGNSIKEYVSNFSAMVDVLEQKQQETGVKLLWGTANLFSNPRYAAGGATNPDPEIFSYGATQVFHAMNATKRLGGENYVLWGGREGYETLLNTDLRQEREQLGRFMQMVVEHKHKIGFKGTLLIEPKPQEPTKHQYDYDTATVYGFLKQFGLEKEFRVNIEANHATLAGHSFHHEVATAISLGIFGSIDANRGDAQNGWDTDQFPNSVEELSLVMYEILKSGGFSTGGFNFDAKLRRQSMDRYDLFHGHIGGMDHLAMALKKAARLLEKDFLSEMVAKRYAGWSNKLGKAIQSGEHSLESLAELAVREQLDPQAVSGRQELLENQFNLAIYR; from the coding sequence GTGGCTCAATATTTCGATCAAGTAGATAACATTGCCTACGAAGGTGCCGACAGCACCAATCCATTGGCATTCAAATATTACAATGCCGATGAAAAGATTCTGGGCAAAAGCATGGCCGAGCACCTGCGCATGGCTGCCTGTTACTGGCACAACTTCTGTTGGAACGGGCAGGATGTATTTGGCGCAGGAACCTTTAACCGGCCCTGGCTGACCGCCGGTGATCCGATGCAACAGGCCAGGCACAAGGCCGATGTGGCTTTTGAGTTTTACAACAAGCTGACCATTCCCTATTACTGCTTCCATGATGTGGATGTGGCGCCCGAAGGCAACAGCATCAAAGAGTATGTGAGCAACTTCTCTGCCATGGTAGATGTGCTGGAGCAGAAACAACAAGAAACCGGCGTTAAGCTCTTATGGGGTACTGCTAATCTGTTCAGCAATCCCCGCTATGCCGCTGGCGGCGCGACCAATCCGGATCCTGAGATATTCAGTTATGGCGCAACCCAGGTGTTTCATGCCATGAACGCCACCAAACGTCTGGGCGGTGAGAACTATGTGTTGTGGGGCGGCCGTGAAGGCTATGAAACGCTTCTGAATACAGATCTGCGTCAGGAGCGGGAGCAACTGGGCCGCTTTATGCAGATGGTGGTGGAGCACAAGCATAAGATTGGCTTCAAAGGTACACTGCTGATCGAACCCAAACCTCAGGAGCCCACCAAACACCAGTATGATTACGATACCGCTACTGTGTATGGCTTTTTGAAACAGTTTGGGCTGGAAAAAGAATTCCGGGTCAATATTGAGGCCAACCATGCCACCCTGGCCGGTCATTCATTTCATCACGAAGTGGCCACGGCAATATCACTGGGCATTTTTGGCAGTATCGATGCCAACCGCGGTGACGCCCAGAATGGCTGGGATACGGATCAGTTCCCCAACAGTGTTGAAGAGCTGAGCCTGGTGATGTACGAAATTCTCAAATCCGGCGGCTTCTCTACCGGAGGATTCAACTTCGATGCCAAATTGCGCCGTCAGAGCATGGACCGTTATGATCTGTTCCACGGCCATATTGGCGGCATGGATCATCTGGCGATGGCCCTGAAAAAGGCGGCACGACTGCTGGAAAAAGATTTTCTCAGTGAGATGGTGGCCAAACGTTATGCGGGCTGGAGCAACAAACTGGGTAAAGCCATCCAAAGCGGTGAACACTCACTGGAATCGCTGGCTGAACTGGCAGTGCGTGAGCAACTCGATCCACAGGCCGTCAGCGGCCGCCAGGAACTGCTGGAAAATCAGTTTAACCTGGCCATTTACCGCTAA
- a CDS encoding Gfo/Idh/MocA family protein encodes MQLNSTINWGIIGAGRIARTFARDMAFVPHSRILAVASRQLSDAAKFAREHNITEAIEGYQALFEHTDIDAIYIATPHNFHFEQTKAALQAGKHVLCEKPITISTAQCIELSGLAKARNCFLMEAMWTWFLPAIRKAKQWVDEGRIGRLLHVKGDFGYPQPYDPDARTYNPALAGGALLDMGIYPLALNLLFNPQPYQSLRVKAHQAPSGVDDEVHWTMDYGDRISTLATSFRCRLPNYGFIIGDQGYIAIPDFFRASEASLYVLDERVDHFRDNRQGSGFEFEIMAASQAIREGKPESDIMPLSASLILQQQMEAILKRIREVPLS; translated from the coding sequence ATGCAGCTTAATTCCACTATCAACTGGGGTATTATCGGCGCCGGACGTATCGCCCGGACTTTTGCCAGAGACATGGCATTTGTACCCCACAGCCGCATTCTGGCGGTGGCCTCCAGGCAATTATCCGATGCTGCGAAGTTTGCCCGTGAGCACAATATTACCGAAGCCATTGAGGGTTATCAGGCCCTGTTCGAGCACACTGATATCGATGCCATCTATATTGCCACCCCCCATAACTTTCACTTCGAACAGACTAAGGCTGCACTGCAAGCTGGTAAGCACGTGCTGTGCGAGAAACCCATTACCATCAGCACGGCCCAGTGTATTGAGCTGAGTGGGCTGGCCAAAGCCCGGAACTGCTTTCTAATGGAAGCCATGTGGACCTGGTTTCTGCCCGCCATCCGCAAGGCCAAACAATGGGTGGACGAAGGCCGTATTGGCCGCCTGCTGCATGTGAAGGGGGATTTTGGTTATCCTCAACCCTATGATCCTGACGCCAGAACCTACAATCCGGCACTGGCCGGCGGCGCGCTGCTGGATATGGGCATTTATCCGCTGGCGCTGAATCTGTTATTTAATCCGCAGCCTTATCAGAGCCTGAGGGTTAAAGCCCATCAGGCACCCAGCGGTGTCGATGACGAAGTGCACTGGACGATGGACTATGGTGATCGCATCTCGACGCTGGCAACCAGCTTTCGCTGCAGATTACCTAACTACGGATTTATCATCGGCGATCAGGGCTATATTGCCATCCCGGATTTCTTTCGCGCCAGCGAGGCCAGTCTGTATGTGCTGGATGAGCGAGTCGATCACTTCAGGGACAACCGCCAGGGCAGCGGTTTTGAGTTTGAGATTATGGCGGCCAGTCAGGCTATTCGTGAGGGCAAACCGGAATCGGACATTATGCCCCTTTCGGCAAGCCTGATACTGCAGCAACAGATGGAGGCCATTCTGAAGCGTATCCGCGAAGTGCCGCTCAGCTAA
- a CDS encoding aldose epimerase family protein, with product MKIYRLTNGSGDALAVLEKGATLQRWSVRLGSDHRDLILRYPQLQPYAQDPFYLGALVGPFANRIGGGVVSIDQQAYQLQQNEGLNHLHGGSQGLHLQHWHCIDRQPARLVLGCETEDGQGGYPGPTAFQVTYKLGDDSSLDICLEARASRPTLVGPTLHPYFNLSGGEGAIDDHQLLIRADHYTVVDNCNIPTGELRKAQNSELDFSHFRTLAGSQLDHNFVVSGDLQRPSAELLSPDQRLLLAVSSDYPGLQVYTGEHLSSPFSPRQGLCLEPQFFPDSPNHKEFPFHFTRPGKPFVANIRYELKKA from the coding sequence ATGAAGATCTATCGACTGACTAATGGTAGCGGTGATGCATTGGCGGTGCTGGAAAAAGGAGCGACACTGCAGCGCTGGTCTGTCCGTCTGGGTAGTGATCATCGAGATCTGATTCTGCGCTACCCTCAGTTGCAGCCATATGCGCAGGATCCCTTTTACCTCGGTGCGCTGGTGGGGCCCTTTGCCAATCGTATTGGCGGCGGTGTGGTCAGCATTGATCAGCAGGCTTATCAGTTGCAGCAGAACGAAGGGCTTAATCATCTGCACGGTGGAAGCCAGGGCCTGCATCTGCAACACTGGCATTGTATCGACCGTCAGCCCGCCAGATTGGTACTGGGTTGTGAGACAGAAGACGGTCAGGGAGGCTATCCCGGCCCCACAGCGTTTCAGGTAACCTATAAGCTGGGCGATGACAGCAGTCTGGATATCTGCCTTGAGGCCCGTGCCAGCCGCCCCACTCTGGTAGGTCCTACACTGCACCCCTATTTCAATCTGTCAGGCGGAGAAGGGGCCATCGATGATCATCAATTGCTTATCAGGGCCGACCATTACACCGTTGTTGATAATTGCAATATTCCGACCGGAGAGCTGCGCAAGGCACAGAACAGTGAACTGGACTTCAGCCACTTCCGGACTCTGGCAGGCAGCCAACTGGATCATAACTTTGTGGTCAGTGGTGATTTGCAACGGCCCAGCGCCGAATTACTAAGTCCGGATCAGCGATTGCTCCTTGCCGTCAGCTCTGACTATCCCGGATTGCAGGTCTATACCGGCGAGCATCTGAGCTCACCTTTTAGTCCCCGTCAGGGGTTGTGCCTGGAGCCCCAGTTTTTCCCCGACTCGCCCAATCACAAAGAGTTTCCTTTTCATTTTACCCGCCCGGGTAAGCCTTTTGTTGCCAATATCCGCTATGAGCTGAAAAAAGCCTGA
- a CDS encoding multidrug effflux MFS transporter, producing the protein MQASQPKTVNWVILLLASITAVTPLAIDMYLPAFLAISESLDAEISLVQVSLSCYLAGFALSMLMFGPIADIVGRRPLALWGLCLFILFSTAIVFVRQIEWFLVLRTLQAMAGGAAAVVVPGIVRHLYGQNTAKGMSYVSMIMMIAPLIAPSVGSLILQWFDWRVIFAVLACYALLLWLPAFRWLPEVATRTQHGPWLKLFFSGYVTVLGNRAAQPHIAISMLVSFAFFGYLTAVPVVYMEAFGVSEQLFGILFASNVAALMMVNFVNTRLVVRLGSERMLTIGLVLGLSAAASLLTVNLLGLGLAFTVISIIPLIGSLGLMAVNADSLILIRFPHHSGTATAVIGSLRFGSGALVGPVLALTYTGTAVPFATLMFCALVVVLLTKVITRGRVDTTDDEINALDKKVN; encoded by the coding sequence ATGCAGGCATCTCAGCCAAAAACCGTCAACTGGGTCATTCTGTTACTGGCCTCAATCACCGCTGTTACCCCGCTGGCAATCGATATGTATTTGCCGGCTTTTTTGGCGATCTCTGAAAGTCTGGACGCCGAAATATCTCTGGTTCAGGTTTCCCTGAGTTGCTATCTGGCGGGTTTTGCCTTATCCATGCTGATGTTCGGTCCCATCGCCGATATCGTTGGCCGTCGTCCCCTGGCGCTCTGGGGTCTGTGTCTGTTTATTCTGTTCAGTACTGCGATTGTTTTTGTGCGTCAGATAGAGTGGTTTCTGGTACTGCGCACCCTGCAGGCCATGGCGGGTGGTGCGGCGGCGGTGGTGGTGCCCGGTATTGTCCGGCATCTGTATGGCCAGAATACCGCCAAAGGCATGTCTTATGTGTCGATGATCATGATGATTGCGCCACTGATCGCGCCCAGTGTCGGCAGTCTGATCCTGCAATGGTTCGACTGGCGGGTGATCTTTGCGGTGCTGGCTTGCTATGCCTTGTTGCTGTGGCTGCCTGCGTTTCGCTGGTTACCGGAGGTTGCTACCCGCACTCAGCATGGCCCCTGGCTGAAGCTGTTTTTCTCCGGTTACGTGACCGTGCTGGGTAATAGGGCAGCCCAGCCCCATATCGCCATTTCCATGCTGGTATCTTTCGCCTTTTTTGGCTATCTGACCGCCGTGCCTGTGGTGTATATGGAGGCCTTCGGGGTGTCTGAGCAGTTATTCGGCATCCTGTTCGCCTCCAATGTGGCCGCATTAATGATGGTGAATTTTGTTAATACCCGGCTGGTGGTGCGCCTCGGCTCAGAAAGAATGCTGACCATTGGCCTGGTGCTGGGCTTGTCTGCTGCCGCCAGTCTGCTTACTGTAAACCTGCTTGGATTAGGCCTGGCTTTTACGGTGATCAGCATTATCCCGCTGATTGGCTCCTTGGGACTGATGGCAGTGAATGCCGACTCGCTGATACTGATTCGTTTTCCCCATCACTCAGGCACGGCCACTGCAGTGATTGGCAGCCTGCGCTTTGGCAGCGGCGCCCTGGTGGGTCCGGTACTGGCGCTTACCTACACAGGTACGGCGGTGCCTTTTGCCACGCTGATGTTCTGTGCACTGGTGGTGGTGTTGCTGACTAAAGTGATTACCCGTGGCAGGGTCGATACAACCGATGATGAGATAAATGCATTGGATAAAAAGGTCAACTAA
- a CDS encoding DUF4168 domain-containing protein, giving the protein MRKLMIAASTSIALMGFTAGAVAQDAPAPEQQAQFQKRVSDAKLAQVVEAMSEVRAISGKYAEAFQNADDATKAQEIQQKAQQEMIDAVSESGLSTDEYNTIVQRLQTDEQLRGRMNELAGE; this is encoded by the coding sequence ATGCGTAAATTAATGATAGCTGCTTCCACCAGTATTGCTTTGATGGGCTTTACCGCAGGCGCTGTAGCCCAGGATGCTCCGGCCCCTGAGCAGCAGGCGCAATTTCAGAAGCGTGTATCTGATGCCAAGTTGGCGCAGGTAGTCGAGGCAATGAGTGAAGTGCGCGCCATCAGCGGTAAATATGCTGAAGCTTTCCAGAACGCCGATGATGCTACCAAGGCCCAGGAAATCCAGCAAAAAGCCCAGCAGGAGATGATCGATGCCGTGTCTGAATCAGGTCTGTCTACTGATGAGTACAATACCATTGTTCAGCGCCTGCAGACCGACGAGCAATTGCGCGGGCGCATGAACGAACTCGCCGGTGAATAA
- a CDS encoding ATP-binding protein codes for MTNLNIFLQGIHKLKAMGLQPLLTLYLVLPMVIIYALVTWFGLAFVKQMANEKLRSDLELVGRAIRLPVSEALAKNDLTALQSNLESVFSIGRVYGASVFDKEGKLVTFSGVTEKDLSRSYMAELVVQTGEQQDGYRSVEGRDVYSYFLPITDRQGEVNGLLQITRRASDFERSFEKLTRLAWLSWAGLVLVTLGILFLGHHRAIGRYVSQLVNSMRRVAQGDHKHRATESGPREIRELITGLNQMLDSITAAEAEISAHRHQEYLLQEQLKEKEKMAAIGQVARGVAHELGAPLTVIDGRAQRLSRKTDDADSLRQLEAVRGQVKRLTRMVQQLLDFSRHQQVQTEEFGITELVNQAVENLGYEMLIDSCQIQITPSSPAQMLCGDPQRLELALINILRNAVQAAQREVTIYWHKDSESLMIHIEDDGPGLTTPEQSEKLLSPFYTTKSQGEGTGLGLTIAAHIIKDHRGELTLTNRKNGGCRVTVRLPLQENSAHES; via the coding sequence GTGACAAATTTGAACATATTTTTACAGGGTATACACAAGCTCAAGGCCATGGGTCTGCAACCTCTGCTGACGCTGTATCTGGTACTGCCCATGGTGATCATCTATGCCCTGGTCACCTGGTTTGGACTGGCGTTTGTCAAACAGATGGCGAATGAGAAATTACGCAGCGATCTCGAGCTGGTAGGCCGGGCCATCCGCTTACCGGTAAGTGAGGCGCTGGCCAAGAATGACCTCACTGCCCTGCAATCCAATCTTGAGTCGGTATTCAGTATTGGCAGAGTCTACGGCGCCTCCGTCTTCGATAAAGAGGGTAAACTGGTGACGTTTTCCGGCGTCACAGAAAAAGATCTCAGCCGCAGTTATATGGCCGAACTGGTTGTACAGACAGGAGAACAGCAGGACGGCTATCGCTCTGTTGAAGGACGGGACGTGTATTCTTATTTTTTACCCATCACCGACCGCCAGGGGGAAGTAAATGGCCTGCTACAGATTACCCGCCGTGCCAGCGATTTTGAGCGCTCATTCGAAAAACTGACCCGTCTTGCCTGGCTGAGCTGGGCCGGCCTGGTGCTGGTAACGCTGGGTATCCTGTTTCTCGGCCACCACCGCGCTATCGGTCGTTATGTCAGCCAACTGGTGAACAGCATGCGCCGCGTCGCACAGGGTGATCACAAGCACAGAGCCACCGAGTCCGGCCCCAGAGAGATACGTGAACTGATAACCGGATTAAATCAGATGCTCGACAGTATTACCGCCGCCGAAGCGGAGATCAGCGCCCACCGACACCAGGAGTATCTTTTACAGGAACAACTTAAAGAAAAAGAAAAGATGGCGGCCATTGGTCAGGTGGCCCGCGGTGTCGCCCATGAACTTGGCGCCCCGTTAACAGTAATTGATGGCCGCGCACAACGCCTGAGTCGCAAGACCGATGATGCCGACAGCCTGCGTCAGCTTGAGGCGGTGAGGGGCCAGGTAAAGCGCCTGACCCGCATGGTGCAGCAACTGTTGGATTTCAGCCGTCATCAGCAGGTGCAGACCGAAGAGTTTGGCATTACAGAACTGGTAAACCAGGCGGTGGAAAACCTCGGTTATGAAATGCTGATCGACAGCTGCCAGATACAGATCACCCCATCGTCGCCGGCACAGATGCTCTGTGGCGATCCTCAGCGTCTGGAACTGGCGCTGATCAATATCCTGCGCAATGCGGTGCAGGCGGCACAACGTGAAGTAACCATTTATTGGCATAAAGATTCAGAATCTCTAATGATCCATATAGAAGACGACGGACCGGGCCTTACCACGCCGGAGCAAAGTGAAAAACTACTCAGCCCCTTTTACACCACTAAAAGTCAGGGAGAAGGCACCGGGCTGGGGCTGACTATTGCCGCTCATATTATCAAAGACCACCGCGGAGAACTGACCCTGACAAACCGTAAGAACGGCGGTTGTCGGGTTACTGTCAGACTCCCATTGCAGGAAAATTCAGCACATGAATCTTAG
- a CDS encoding sigma-54-dependent transcriptional regulator, whose product MNLSQVSVVEDDPGLRELLQEELESCGYQVNAFESAELALQHHIEDKPDLVISDIRLPGISGMQLLPKLKAWDPAPAVLLITAFASVNEAVSALKQGADDFITKPLDLEHLLLNVKRLLEHRALYLEVNQYRQQQKAETYGLVGKSRSMRQLYHQIEHIAPADGGVLILGESGTGKELVAKAVHQASPRHDKPFLAINCAGIPAELMESEFFGHAAGAFTGAKLARAGLLKEAQGGSLLLDEIGEMPVSLQAKLLRVLQEGTMRPVGSDKEERVDVRILAATHQDLEQRVADGAFRADLFYRLETFTIKVPPLRERGEDLELLAEHFLQQLRLSQPKQVRGIAPEALDCLYQYPFAGNVRELQNAIERAYTFCQDNDIGLADLPERIRESAPAVPGSIDESRPQSWPSLQQMQQQYVAQVLEHTGGNKQKAAQILGITRRTLYRWLEDDESGK is encoded by the coding sequence ATGAATCTTAGTCAGGTTAGCGTTGTAGAGGACGATCCCGGATTGCGCGAGTTGCTCCAGGAGGAACTGGAGAGTTGCGGTTATCAGGTGAATGCCTTTGAGTCTGCCGAACTGGCCTTACAACATCATATCGAGGATAAGCCGGATCTGGTGATCAGCGACATTCGTCTGCCAGGAATCAGTGGTATGCAACTGCTGCCCAAACTCAAGGCCTGGGATCCTGCACCGGCAGTGTTGTTGATTACCGCCTTTGCCTCGGTGAACGAAGCCGTATCTGCCCTCAAACAGGGTGCCGATGACTTTATTACCAAACCGCTGGATCTCGAACACCTGCTGTTAAACGTCAAACGTCTGCTGGAACACCGGGCGCTTTATCTGGAGGTGAATCAGTATCGCCAACAACAGAAGGCTGAGACCTATGGCCTGGTGGGGAAAAGTCGTAGCATGCGCCAGTTATACCATCAGATTGAGCATATTGCCCCGGCCGATGGCGGCGTACTGATCCTCGGCGAAAGCGGGACCGGCAAGGAGCTGGTCGCCAAAGCAGTGCATCAGGCAAGCCCCCGTCACGACAAGCCCTTTCTGGCTATCAACTGTGCCGGCATCCCTGCTGAGCTGATGGAAAGCGAGTTCTTTGGCCATGCTGCCGGCGCTTTTACCGGGGCCAAACTGGCCCGGGCCGGTTTGCTCAAAGAAGCACAAGGCGGCAGTCTTTTACTGGATGAAATCGGCGAGATGCCGGTATCTTTGCAGGCCAAGCTGCTGAGAGTACTGCAGGAAGGCACCATGCGCCCTGTTGGCAGTGATAAGGAAGAGCGTGTGGATGTGCGTATTCTTGCCGCCACTCATCAGGATCTTGAGCAGCGGGTAGCCGATGGCGCCTTTCGTGCCGATCTGTTCTACCGCCTGGAAACCTTTACCATCAAAGTGCCGCCACTGCGCGAACGCGGCGAGGATCTGGAACTACTTGCCGAGCATTTTCTACAGCAACTCAGACTCTCTCAGCCCAAGCAGGTGCGGGGCATTGCCCCCGAAGCACTGGACTGCCTTTATCAGTATCCCTTTGCCGGTAATGTCAGAGAGCTGCAAAATGCCATAGAACGGGCCTATACCTTCTGCCAGGATAACGATATCGGGCTGGCTGACCTGCCGGAACGGATCCGTGAATCAGCGCCTGCGGTGCCAGGGAGCATCGATGAGAGCCGGCCGCAAAGCTGGCCCAGCCTGCAACAAATGCAGCAACAATATGTCGCTCAGGTGCTTGAGCATACCGGCGGCAACAAACAAAAGGCGGCACAAATACTGGGGATCACCCGCCGGACACTGTATCGCTGGCTGGAAGATGATGAAAGCGGGAAATAA